The Fructilactobacillus ixorae genome has a window encoding:
- a CDS encoding thiolase family protein, translating to MKKIAIVSAKRTPIGKINGQLQSLTAVELGTIVTKAILQDTGLDPEQVDQVIFGNVIQAGAGQNVARQIELNSGVPQTSTACTINQVCGSGMKAVRMGQTAIQVGDCEVAIVGGTESMSNAPYLNRQVRSGHQFGGFQLEDSIESDGLNDANSHQPMGTTAEAVAEQFHVSRAEQDQFALRSHQQAAQATADESFKAEVVPITIQKKKATVTITTDETIRPDTSLTQLQKLRPAFASAGTVTAGNAASLNDGASALLLMSVDKAQALGLTPLAILDDYTEAGCDPAIMGYAPYYAVQKLFQKTGTTINDFDLVELNEAFASQSVAVARDLNIPDAKLNVTGGAIALGHPLGDSGARILTTLIHNLHRTKQRQGLATLCIGGGMAMAYSLHLPESGS from the coding sequence GTGAAAAAAATTGCCATCGTCAGCGCTAAGCGGACTCCCATCGGAAAAATCAACGGCCAACTGCAATCACTCACTGCGGTTGAGCTCGGAACCATTGTTACCAAAGCCATTTTACAAGATACGGGGCTTGACCCCGAGCAAGTCGATCAGGTCATCTTTGGCAACGTCATTCAAGCCGGCGCCGGGCAAAACGTTGCCAGACAGATTGAACTAAACAGCGGCGTACCCCAAACGAGTACTGCCTGTACCATCAACCAGGTATGTGGTTCGGGAATGAAAGCCGTCCGCATGGGGCAAACAGCCATCCAAGTTGGAGATTGTGAGGTCGCCATTGTCGGGGGGACCGAAAGCATGTCAAACGCTCCCTACTTAAACCGTCAGGTTCGCAGTGGGCACCAATTTGGGGGCTTTCAATTAGAGGATAGCATTGAAAGTGACGGCTTAAACGATGCCAACTCCCACCAACCGATGGGAACCACCGCGGAAGCGGTTGCCGAGCAATTCCATGTCTCGCGTGCCGAGCAAGATCAATTTGCCCTCCGTTCCCATCAACAAGCGGCTCAGGCCACCGCAGACGAGTCATTTAAAGCAGAAGTCGTTCCCATCACCATTCAAAAAAAGAAAGCGACCGTTACCATTACCACTGATGAAACGATTCGCCCCGACACGAGCCTCACGCAGTTGCAAAAACTACGGCCGGCTTTTGCTAGTGCCGGAACCGTTACTGCTGGAAATGCCGCTAGTCTAAACGACGGCGCGTCGGCCCTCTTGTTAATGTCTGTTGATAAGGCACAAGCCCTTGGCCTAACTCCACTGGCCATTCTGGATGACTATACAGAAGCCGGCTGTGATCCAGCAATCATGGGCTATGCCCCCTACTACGCCGTGCAGAAATTATTCCAAAAAACCGGCACAACTATCAACGACTTTGACCTGGTCGAGCTCAACGAGGCGTTTGCCTCCCAGAGTGTCGCCGTCGCCCGCGACTTAAACATTCCAGACGCCAAGCTCAACGTCACCGGAGGAGCAATTGCCCTCGGCCATCCCCTCGGTGACTCCGGTGCCCGCATTTTAACCACCTTAATCCACAACCTGCACCGCACCAAGCAACGCCAAGGACTCGCAACCCTGTGCATCGGGGGCGGAATGGCAATGGCCTACAGCCTCCACCTTCCGGAATCCGGGTCATAG
- a CDS encoding GNAT family N-acetyltransferase, which produces MTCIYVRKATEKDLPAISDIINAGRGFLKEQGINQWQGAYPTNDDIKRDIDNGIAYVIDVNGDVAGSATLHLGIDPDYLKMEEGEWKNGSEAHYSAIHRVSVSHNYRGQGLAYKLISGMLTISALLGFKDVRIDTHPKNEGMQHIILNSGFTKRGVIQTKMEEDDRFAYQIELD; this is translated from the coding sequence ATGACTTGTATTTACGTTCGAAAGGCAACCGAAAAGGACTTACCCGCCATTAGTGACATCATTAACGCTGGAAGAGGCTTTTTAAAGGAGCAGGGCATCAATCAGTGGCAAGGCGCTTATCCAACTAATGATGACATCAAGCGGGACATTGACAACGGCATTGCCTACGTGATTGATGTAAATGGAGACGTGGCTGGTTCAGCAACGTTACACCTTGGCATTGACCCTGACTATTTGAAAATGGAAGAAGGCGAATGGAAAAACGGTTCCGAAGCTCATTATTCCGCCATTCACCGGGTCTCCGTTTCCCATAACTACCGAGGGCAAGGGCTCGCCTACAAGCTCATTAGCGGCATGCTTACCATTTCGGCCCTGCTAGGGTTTAAAGACGTCCGCATTGACACCCACCCTAAAAACGAAGGGATGCAACACATCATCTTGAACAGTGGCTTTACGAAACGAGGCGTCATCCAAACTAAGATGGAAGAAGACGACCGGTTTGCATACCAAATCGAACTAGATTAG
- a CDS encoding AzlD domain-containing protein, translating to MPSFEFVFLVILGCGLVTWLNRVIPFVLLKRFELPLAMVEFLSFVPVVIMAALWFTGLFHQHLGHLPTLNELNCLASIPTVFSAIISKNLLVIVVVGIISLAVLRLII from the coding sequence ATGCCTTCTTTTGAGTTTGTGTTCTTGGTTATTTTAGGTTGTGGCCTAGTGACCTGGTTGAATCGGGTGATTCCGTTTGTCCTTTTAAAACGATTTGAATTGCCACTCGCCATGGTTGAATTTTTGAGTTTTGTCCCGGTAGTAATCATGGCAGCCCTGTGGTTTACGGGATTGTTTCACCAGCACTTAGGGCACTTACCGACCCTAAACGAATTGAATTGTCTAGCTTCGATCCCAACGGTGTTTTCAGCAATCATCAGTAAGAACCTCTTAGTGATTGTCGTGGTCGGTATTATTTCCCTGGCTGTGTTACGGTTGATAATCTGA
- a CDS encoding AzlC family ABC transporter permease, giving the protein MKNDLSAAAGFKDTVPTLSGYVGVGLAFGVVAKAAGLNVIMIVLMSAITYSGAAQFVIVSMLLAGSSFSAIILSVFLLSARMLLMGMTVAPVMKKETLLRNVIIGSLLTDETFALSMNKLNYTNRQLSFPWLNTANVVAYLTWIIASGLGGGLGSLIPNPNRLGLDFAFLAMFIGLLYLQVAADRTLDRRLQILMIFITLGLTYVGMIFIPSNLLLIIVTLVGCGLGVWCKHAFF; this is encoded by the coding sequence GTGAAAAATGATCTTAGCGCCGCCGCGGGCTTTAAGGATACGGTGCCAACGTTATCTGGATACGTGGGCGTCGGGTTGGCGTTTGGCGTTGTGGCCAAAGCGGCCGGTCTAAACGTAATCATGATTGTGTTGATGTCGGCCATTACGTATTCGGGCGCCGCCCAGTTTGTAATTGTCAGCATGTTACTTGCAGGGAGTTCATTTTCCGCCATTATCCTGTCGGTGTTCCTCCTCTCAGCCCGGATGTTACTGATGGGGATGACCGTGGCGCCGGTTATGAAAAAGGAAACATTACTGCGCAACGTCATCATCGGTTCGTTACTGACGGATGAAACCTTTGCGTTAAGCATGAACAAGTTAAACTACACTAACCGCCAACTGTCGTTTCCATGGTTAAATACGGCGAACGTAGTGGCTTACTTGACCTGGATCATCGCTTCCGGGCTCGGGGGCGGACTGGGAAGTTTAATTCCCAATCCGAACCGGTTGGGGCTCGATTTTGCCTTTTTAGCAATGTTTATTGGCTTGCTGTATTTACAAGTAGCGGCGGATCGAACTTTGGATCGGCGACTGCAGATCCTCATGATTTTCATTACCCTCGGCTTAACGTACGTAGGAATGATCTTTATTCCCAGTAATTTACTCTTAATTATAGTAACCTTAGTTGGTTGTGGACTGGGGGTGTGGTGCAAACATGCCTTCTTTTGA
- a CDS encoding APC family permease, with protein MNKIWERLTRKASAQGLLDQDARLEPHMTTKDLLGLGLGMVVGTAIFTLPGIVAAGHAGPAVALSFLVGAIGAGLAALAYAETAAALPVAGSAFSWISVLFGEGFGWIAGWLMLAEYFLAITFVASGWSAYVQGFLGEFGFRLPSYLASGYNPKTGGFFDIFAALSIILVSLLLSRKIAGVNKLENVLVILKVAVVVMFIVVGLTAIHPANYHPFIPAHRPGTAFGGFTGILAGAAQVFVAYGGFDVIASNTAETKDPGKNMPRGIIGTLIIGSLLFVGVSLVLVGMFKYSTYAGNAEPSAWALRHTGHLLTANLLSVVAIVGIFASLIGTQLASSRLVYAFGRDGLLPRKLGKVNRKHNPANALLVVTIAAVLVGAMLPFTFLANLVSAGTLISFMFVSLGIYALRPREGRDLPVPKFRMPLYPVLPALSALVSFLIFWELSNDAKLLTVVWFIIGVVIYIFYGARHSKTADGEASQGGS; from the coding sequence ATGAATAAGATTTGGGAACGACTGACGCGAAAAGCATCCGCCCAAGGATTGTTGGATCAGGATGCGCGTCTAGAACCCCATATGACGACGAAGGATTTATTGGGACTCGGACTCGGAATGGTGGTTGGGACGGCGATCTTTACCCTGCCGGGAATTGTCGCTGCCGGGCACGCTGGACCGGCCGTTGCGCTCTCCTTCTTAGTAGGTGCAATCGGGGCCGGCTTAGCGGCCTTGGCATACGCGGAAACTGCCGCTGCCTTACCGGTGGCTGGGTCGGCGTTTTCGTGGATTAGCGTTTTGTTTGGCGAAGGGTTCGGCTGGATCGCCGGTTGGTTAATGTTAGCCGAGTACTTTTTAGCGATTACCTTTGTGGCGTCCGGTTGGTCGGCCTACGTGCAGGGGTTCTTAGGTGAATTTGGCTTTCGCCTACCTTCGTACCTAGCGTCTGGGTATAACCCGAAAACGGGGGGCTTTTTTGACATCTTTGCCGCGCTTTCGATTATCCTCGTGAGTTTGCTGTTAAGTCGCAAAATCGCGGGAGTGAATAAATTAGAGAACGTGTTAGTAATTCTAAAGGTGGCCGTGGTGGTCATGTTTATCGTGGTCGGCTTGACCGCTATCCATCCGGCTAACTACCATCCATTTATTCCAGCACACCGGCCCGGCACTGCCTTTGGTGGGTTTACTGGGATTTTAGCGGGCGCCGCCCAGGTCTTTGTGGCGTATGGGGGCTTTGATGTGATTGCCTCTAATACAGCTGAAACAAAGGATCCTGGCAAAAACATGCCGCGGGGGATTATCGGGACGCTAATCATTGGGAGTTTACTCTTTGTGGGCGTCTCACTGGTGCTAGTGGGGATGTTTAAGTACAGTACCTACGCGGGCAATGCGGAACCGTCCGCCTGGGCACTTCGGCACACGGGACACCTCTTGACTGCCAACCTCCTCTCGGTGGTTGCCATCGTGGGAATCTTTGCCTCCCTAATTGGAACGCAACTAGCTAGTTCCCGCTTGGTCTATGCCTTTGGGCGGGACGGCTTACTGCCCCGGAAGTTGGGGAAAGTGAACCGGAAGCACAATCCGGCAAACGCCCTCTTAGTGGTAACGATTGCAGCGGTCCTAGTGGGGGCCATGTTGCCGTTTACGTTCCTTGCTAACCTCGTTTCGGCGGGAACCTTAATTTCCTTTATGTTCGTTTCCCTCGGAATTTACGCGCTCCGACCACGAGAGGGACGCGACTTACCGGTGCCAAAGTTCCGGATGCCACTGTATCCCGTCTTACCGGCCCTTTCGGCGCTAGTTTCGTTTTTAATCTTTTGGGAACTAAGCAATGATGCCAAGTTACTGACGGTAGTATGGTTTATCATCGGCGTTGTAATTTACATTTTCTATGGTGCTCGCCATTCCAAAACAGCGGATGGCGAAGCTTCACAGGGAGGTTCGTAA
- the recA gene encoding recombinase RecA has protein sequence MAANSKKSAQDARQAELDKALKQIKKEFGTGAIMRMGETPNSNVEAISTGILSLDIALGIGGFPRGRVVEIFGAESSGKTTIALQTVAELQKNGGTAAYIDAENAMDPEYAKALGVDIDDLLLSQPGTGEEGLQIADALIGSGAIDLVVVDSVAALVPKSEIEGDIGDSHVGLQARLMSQALRKLTANINKTKTVVIFINQLREKVGVMFGNPETTPGGRALKFYSSVRLRVSGSKQSKEGQEVVGKETKIKVAKNKVAPPFKTVDTLMSFGHGIEPVADMVNLAVDKDIINKSGSWYSYGEERLGQGLNKTVANLKEKPELVAELTHKVRVAYGIEKESDQGTDAEATPSETEPTPTETDLDV, from the coding sequence ATGGCTGCAAATTCAAAAAAGAGCGCACAAGATGCTCGTCAAGCTGAACTTGACAAAGCTTTAAAACAGATCAAAAAAGAATTCGGCACCGGAGCCATCATGCGGATGGGTGAAACGCCTAATTCTAACGTGGAGGCCATTTCCACAGGAATTCTCTCCCTGGATATTGCCCTAGGAATTGGTGGGTTCCCCCGTGGCCGGGTCGTGGAAATTTTTGGAGCTGAATCTTCTGGAAAGACCACCATTGCCCTGCAGACCGTGGCCGAATTGCAAAAAAACGGTGGAACTGCTGCCTACATTGATGCCGAAAATGCGATGGATCCAGAGTACGCTAAGGCCCTCGGGGTTGACATCGATGACTTATTACTATCCCAACCAGGAACCGGTGAAGAAGGACTGCAAATTGCAGATGCCCTGATTGGTTCGGGCGCCATTGACCTCGTGGTGGTGGACTCCGTGGCTGCGTTAGTCCCGAAATCCGAAATTGAAGGAGACATTGGTGATTCCCACGTGGGGCTCCAAGCCCGCTTAATGTCACAAGCCCTGCGGAAATTAACCGCTAACATCAACAAGACCAAGACCGTCGTGATTTTCATCAACCAACTCCGGGAAAAAGTCGGCGTTATGTTTGGAAATCCGGAAACCACGCCAGGTGGTCGAGCTCTGAAGTTCTACTCCAGTGTGCGCTTGCGGGTCAGCGGTAGCAAGCAATCCAAGGAAGGCCAAGAGGTCGTGGGAAAAGAAACCAAGATTAAAGTGGCTAAGAACAAGGTTGCGCCACCATTCAAAACCGTTGATACATTGATGAGTTTCGGACACGGAATCGAACCGGTTGCCGACATGGTGAACCTGGCCGTGGACAAGGATATCATTAACAAATCCGGCTCCTGGTATTCCTATGGAGAAGAACGCCTCGGTCAAGGATTGAACAAAACCGTGGCCAACCTCAAGGAAAAACCAGAACTTGTGGCTGAATTAACGCATAAAGTCCGAGTTGCCTATGGGATTGAAAAAGAATCAGACCAAGGGACTGATGCAGAGGCCACTCCGAGTGAAACCGAACCAACCCCAACTGAAACAGATTTAGACGTTTAA
- a CDS encoding biotin transporter BioY, whose translation MKLKEITYCGLMVAIIASLGCVPLINLPFFPVPISFQSAGIMLAGSLLGRKLGFWSVVVFLLLVAIGLPLLAGFRGGIGVFAGPTAGYLLSWPVCAYVIGLLVTWFRRIPNFSRFLLANLLGGMVLMNCVGASYLVWQSGLSWNQVAISSLAFIPGDGLKAVLVALIVTQLQRHHRLPQLR comes from the coding sequence ATGAAACTTAAAGAAATAACGTACTGTGGTTTGATGGTGGCAATTATTGCGAGTCTTGGCTGCGTGCCACTAATCAATCTCCCGTTTTTCCCCGTTCCCATCTCCTTTCAGAGTGCTGGGATTATGCTAGCTGGTTCGTTATTGGGTCGCAAGTTAGGATTTTGGAGTGTAGTGGTGTTCCTCCTGCTGGTCGCAATTGGGTTACCATTACTAGCGGGCTTTCGCGGTGGGATCGGCGTTTTCGCTGGACCAACGGCGGGCTATCTGTTGAGCTGGCCGGTGTGTGCCTATGTGATTGGCTTACTGGTGACCTGGTTCCGGCGGATTCCCAACTTCAGTCGTTTTTTGCTTGCCAATCTACTGGGAGGGATGGTGCTGATGAACTGCGTGGGCGCGAGCTACCTCGTGTGGCAAAGCGGATTGAGTTGGAACCAGGTGGCGATAAGTAGCCTGGCTTTTATCCCGGGCGACGGGTTAAAGGCCGTTTTAGTGGCGCTGATTGTAACTCAATTACAACGTCATCACCGGCTGCCACAGCTCCGCTAA
- a CDS encoding ABC transporter ATP-binding protein: MQAAVTLQHFSFKYPNQTEPLFHDVQLTIPTGQFWLLRGPSGCGKSTLLKLVAGLSNQKYQGEIALNRHSLAQLPATERSKLVNLMLQDPNQQFVMQTVAGELQFALENQQTEPAQIPERIHAALAFCQIEHLADRQVLSLSGGEKQKAILATMVALDSAIFLLDEPFASIDPQSKRDILQQLRQLQTERGKTIIISDHDLNGYQDLVDHVVTVAPKTHELELLSATAQTELFARRHQPIQRFTMPATETGLFWLQDYQISYGNPALLSVADLQIPAGCTLLTGPSGSGKSTLLRSLSKLQQYTGQITLNQCNIQKIKNKRYYNQLGLVFQAAPDQFLRITVAEELELSLATSQCSTWNKETVQQALAKLQLTGHEQQSVYTLSGGQQKKLQILVMLIRHPQILLLDEPFASLDQDSIATVQTLLKQQYQGPDHLLLVISHQRFATPGFYDYHLHLANHTFTYQEAD, from the coding sequence ATGCAAGCAGCAGTCACACTGCAACATTTTAGTTTTAAATACCCAAACCAAACTGAACCCTTGTTTCACGACGTCCAGTTAACAATCCCCACCGGTCAATTTTGGCTGCTAAGGGGTCCGTCTGGGTGCGGTAAATCAACCCTGTTAAAATTAGTGGCTGGGTTAAGCAACCAGAAATATCAAGGAGAAATCGCCTTAAACCGGCACTCCCTCGCCCAATTACCGGCCACGGAGCGCTCTAAGTTGGTCAACTTGATGTTACAGGACCCCAACCAACAGTTTGTGATGCAGACGGTCGCAGGTGAGCTCCAGTTTGCTTTAGAAAATCAACAAACTGAGCCCGCCCAGATTCCGGAACGAATTCATGCTGCCCTGGCTTTTTGTCAGATTGAACATCTCGCCGACCGCCAGGTCCTCTCCCTTTCGGGGGGCGAAAAGCAAAAGGCCATTCTGGCCACGATGGTCGCGTTGGATTCAGCCATTTTCCTATTGGATGAGCCCTTTGCTAGCATCGATCCCCAATCCAAACGTGACATCTTGCAGCAACTCCGGCAGCTACAAACTGAACGTGGGAAAACCATCATTATTTCTGATCACGATTTAAACGGGTACCAAGACCTAGTAGACCACGTTGTGACCGTAGCACCAAAAACCCACGAACTTGAACTGCTGTCAGCGACTGCTCAAACCGAATTGTTTGCTCGGCGTCACCAGCCAATCCAACGGTTCACAATGCCAGCCACAGAAACCGGACTTTTCTGGCTCCAGGACTACCAAATTAGTTATGGCAATCCCGCGCTGCTATCGGTCGCAGACCTCCAAATTCCGGCCGGCTGCACGTTGCTAACGGGACCAAGCGGAAGTGGCAAGTCCACCCTGCTTCGCAGCCTCAGTAAGTTGCAGCAGTACACCGGTCAAATCACTCTCAACCAGTGCAACATTCAAAAAATCAAAAACAAACGCTACTACAACCAGTTAGGGCTGGTCTTTCAAGCGGCCCCCGATCAATTTTTACGGATCACCGTGGCCGAAGAATTAGAATTATCGCTGGCAACCAGTCAATGTTCCACGTGGAACAAAGAAACCGTCCAGCAGGCCTTAGCAAAGTTACAGCTAACTGGTCACGAGCAACAGAGCGTGTATACCCTCAGCGGGGGACAACAAAAAAAACTCCAAATTCTGGTGATGCTGATTCGGCATCCGCAAATTCTCCTGTTAGACGAACCCTTTGCTAGTCTGGATCAAGACTCCATTGCGACCGTGCAAACCTTGCTAAAACAACAATACCAAGGCCCGGATCACTTGTTGCTAGTCATCAGCCACCAGCGCTTTGCCACCCCGGGTTTTTATGACTATCACCTGCACCTTGCCAACCACACGTTTACCTACCAGGAGGCCGACTAA
- a CDS encoding energy-coupling factor transporter transmembrane component T family protein — protein sequence MNPAIKLFLIILIAFEISLTPNLTINLTLIIVCLGYLIWKQTSQLKSVGTFSLIALLPALGIFFSQVYYGENGLYMGGVLFTRLYAYVYLGLSFSLTTPMLRLGQALEQNAHVPSKFVYGVLAAINLVPRFQQELKVIRASGNMRGQVLHPWGPTLYFKALVVALGWSTHLACAMESQGFVEDQPRTFFNPIRITHRDWLAFIGALVLVQLVLFLAPA from the coding sequence ATGAATCCCGCTATCAAATTATTCTTAATCATTCTAATTGCCTTTGAAATTTCACTAACCCCGAACTTAACCATCAATCTGACATTAATCATCGTTTGCCTCGGCTACCTAATTTGGAAACAAACCAGCCAGCTCAAATCGGTGGGGACGTTTAGTTTAATTGCTCTGTTACCCGCTCTCGGAATCTTCTTTTCCCAAGTTTATTATGGTGAAAACGGGCTCTACATGGGAGGCGTCCTTTTTACCCGGCTGTATGCCTACGTGTACCTCGGATTAAGTTTTTCACTAACAACCCCCATGTTGCGCCTGGGTCAAGCCCTAGAGCAAAACGCCCACGTGCCCTCCAAGTTTGTTTATGGCGTGCTCGCAGCCATCAACCTCGTGCCCCGCTTTCAACAGGAACTAAAGGTGATCCGGGCGAGCGGTAACATGCGTGGCCAAGTGTTACATCCGTGGGGACCCACGCTTTACTTCAAGGCGCTAGTGGTCGCCCTTGGCTGGTCCACTCACCTCGCCTGCGCCATGGAATCACAGGGCTTTGTAGAGGATCAACCCCGAACCTTTTTTAATCCGATCCGGATTACACACCGCGATTGGCTTGCTTTTATCGGAGCGCTGGTGCTCGTCCAACTGGTGCTTTTTCTCGCGCCGGCCTAG
- a CDS encoding PaaI family thioesterase, which yields MKHVNLIDLLHIQTEQVTSDRIVLTLDVTEQDQQPHGLMHGGISCVLAETAASMGASQQLGPAEVAVGVNIETHHLHAVRTGKITAVATPLQVGHRLQVWQVVVQHDDQLVSTSTVTLTKQSVASD from the coding sequence GTGAAGCACGTGAATTTAATTGACTTATTGCACATTCAAACGGAGCAAGTGACTTCCGACCGGATCGTGTTAACGCTGGACGTAACCGAACAGGACCAGCAACCCCATGGTTTGATGCACGGTGGGATAAGCTGTGTGTTGGCAGAAACGGCGGCCAGCATGGGCGCCAGTCAACAGCTGGGACCAGCTGAAGTGGCTGTGGGCGTTAACATTGAAACGCATCATCTACATGCGGTGCGCACCGGTAAAATCACGGCCGTTGCAACGCCACTACAAGTGGGGCACCGGCTCCAGGTGTGGCAGGTGGTCGTTCAACATGATGACCAGTTGGTTAGTACGAGTACCGTCACGCTCACTAAGCAGTCGGTAGCAAGCGATTAG
- the menB gene encoding 1,4-dihydroxy-2-naphthoyl-CoA synthase — MTTTWETISNHYQDILFERRDKVAKITINRPEKRNAFTPQTVNELIDAFAQCRDDETIGVIILTGQGDLAFCSGGDQSVRGNGGYVGSDHIPRLNVLDLQHLIRVIPKPVIAMVRGWSVGGGNVLQLVCDLTIAADNAKFAQSGPKVGSFDGGYGSGLLADTIGIKRAKEVWFTCKTYSADEAFQMGWINKVVPLADVETETLDWCDVLLQRSPMALRLIKASMNAATDGLAGIQQLAGDSTLLYYTSDEAKEGRDAFLEKRKPNFDQFPKFP, encoded by the coding sequence ATGACAACTACCTGGGAAACAATTTCAAATCACTACCAAGACATCTTGTTTGAACGACGCGACAAGGTGGCTAAAATCACGATTAACCGGCCCGAAAAACGAAACGCCTTTACGCCCCAAACCGTCAACGAACTGATTGACGCCTTTGCGCAATGCCGTGACGATGAAACCATCGGGGTCATCATTCTTACCGGCCAGGGCGACCTGGCCTTTTGTTCCGGTGGGGACCAGAGTGTCCGCGGGAACGGTGGTTACGTTGGCAGTGATCACATCCCCCGCTTAAACGTCCTCGACTTACAACATCTGATCCGGGTGATTCCGAAACCCGTGATCGCCATGGTTCGGGGCTGGTCCGTCGGTGGTGGGAACGTGCTCCAGCTGGTCTGTGATCTAACGATTGCCGCTGACAACGCCAAGTTTGCGCAATCTGGTCCCAAGGTCGGTAGTTTTGACGGGGGCTACGGTTCCGGTCTCCTCGCCGACACGATTGGCATCAAGCGGGCCAAAGAGGTTTGGTTCACGTGTAAAACCTATTCCGCTGATGAAGCCTTTCAAATGGGCTGGATTAACAAGGTTGTGCCGTTAGCCGACGTGGAAACAGAAACTCTCGACTGGTGTGACGTGCTCCTGCAACGCTCGCCGATGGCCCTTCGCTTGATCAAAGCCTCGATGAACGCCGCCACCGACGGCCTCGCTGGGATTCAGCAACTAGCCGGGGACTCCACTTTGCTCTACTACACCAGTGATGAAGCCAAAGAAGGGCGCGATGCCTTTTTAGAAAAGCGGAAACCTAACTTTGACCAATTCCCTAAATTCCCCTAG
- a CDS encoding o-succinylbenzoate--CoA ligase, which yields MDNWLQKRTQLTPHRLALSFHEQRWTFFELQRQVNGLCTILRPQLPPAGRVAILGDNTPELYFGMLALHQLGLPIVCLNKHLTTPELQYQITDAQVQTVLTTQEFLPQLEAVTTAKSLHLIALDRLKWTPQADWPAQPTDLDALASVMYTSGTTGQPKGVCQSYRNHWTSAMGAELNLSVTPTDQWICAVPLYHISGLSIVMRSLLYGMPVRLYEHFNPQAITQDLVHGRGTIISVVPYMLKKLLAEKQESYSSAFSYMLLGGGAIDQATLDQCEQKHIPVIQSYGMTETASQVVALNPADAQRKIGSVGKPLFPVSLKIANDAQPYQVGEILLKGDNLTPGYLNQPQRMAEKTTESGWFRTGDLGYIDDEGFLYVKSRLAELIISGGENIYPHEVEQVLNQLPGVQASAVVGKTNPIWGAIPVAFLVTTRNWQLTAVQDFLTGKLAKYKFPKELHLVDHLPHTANGKLKRGELLQWLKKNE from the coding sequence ATGGATAATTGGCTCCAAAAACGGACGCAACTCACACCCCACCGCCTGGCGCTCTCTTTTCACGAGCAGCGCTGGACCTTTTTCGAACTCCAACGCCAGGTTAACGGTCTCTGTACCATCCTACGGCCCCAGTTGCCTCCCGCGGGACGAGTTGCCATTCTTGGGGATAACACGCCGGAGCTCTACTTTGGCATGCTGGCACTCCACCAACTTGGGCTCCCCATCGTCTGTTTAAACAAACACCTCACGACTCCTGAACTGCAGTATCAAATTACCGATGCCCAGGTGCAAACCGTCTTAACCACCCAGGAGTTTTTACCTCAATTAGAGGCGGTTACCACTGCCAAATCGCTCCATTTGATTGCGCTCGACCGGCTGAAGTGGACACCGCAAGCTGATTGGCCGGCCCAACCAACCGACCTTGATGCGTTAGCCAGCGTGATGTACACGTCAGGAACGACCGGCCAACCGAAGGGGGTCTGTCAGAGCTATCGTAACCACTGGACGAGTGCGATGGGGGCCGAGTTAAATCTTTCGGTTACACCGACCGATCAATGGATTTGTGCTGTCCCTTTATACCATATCAGTGGCCTTTCGATTGTAATGCGGAGCCTGTTGTACGGAATGCCAGTGCGCTTGTACGAACACTTTAATCCCCAGGCCATCACGCAGGATTTGGTGCACGGCCGAGGAACCATCATATCGGTCGTGCCCTACATGCTGAAAAAGTTGCTGGCCGAAAAGCAAGAATCATATAGTAGCGCCTTTAGTTACATGCTGTTAGGCGGTGGCGCAATTGATCAGGCTACGCTGGATCAATGTGAGCAAAAACACATCCCGGTGATTCAATCCTACGGGATGACGGAAACCGCTTCCCAAGTCGTAGCCCTGAACCCTGCCGATGCTCAGCGAAAAATTGGCTCGGTGGGAAAACCCCTCTTTCCAGTCAGTCTTAAGATTGCAAACGACGCACAACCCTACCAAGTTGGCGAAATCCTCCTCAAGGGCGATAACCTGACGCCCGGTTACTTGAATCAACCGCAACGAATGGCTGAGAAAACAACGGAATCTGGTTGGTTTCGCACGGGGGACCTTGGTTACATCGATGATGAAGGGTTTTTGTACGTCAAAAGTCGGCTAGCGGAACTGATCATCTCCGGGGGTGAAAACATTTATCCCCACGAAGTCGAACAAGTGTTAAATCAGCTGCCTGGCGTACAGGCAAGTGCGGTGGTCGGGAAAACCAATCCTATCTGGGGCGCCATCCCGGTGGCCTTTTTGGTAACTACACGGAATTGGCAGCTAACTGCGGTCCAGGATTTTCTGACCGGGAAACTCGCCAAATACAAGTTTCCCAAAGAACTGCATCTGGTTGATCATCTCCCGCACACTGCCAACGGCAAACTGAAACGTGGCGAATTGCTACAGTGGTTGAAAAAGAATGAATAA